The proteins below are encoded in one region of Paenibacillus albus:
- a CDS encoding trypsin-like peptidase domain-containing protein, translated as MRSIFAALGANVTWEASTKLIFIVKGRTTISLQLGSKKAVQNGKTITIAQAPQQINGATMVPLRFVAEALGADVQLTANHTIRITSSEAIAKKAQEAAEQKEQEKAPVVLSTKAIVTKNDTKVVMIMTDVAQGSGVVIGENEILTNYHVMQGATKGSITTLNGKDFEIKGVVGYDKTSDLAVIQTKTPLGIAPVEIGFSAYKGDHVVTIGSPLGFQNTVSDGVISNIVTDSAQLYQISAPIDHGSSGGGLFNDYGQLIGITSSGIESTQANLNFAISSLNIQMLLYDLEDSPPTKIEFLPQELPTSLAGASNDKIRELMEDQFSAIQTTQGTTELKQFDVKRDSEGWLVINAVIEPSFYMVYGGEANQDFRLWAINTGFELRRMLPDDKIQLTVYYDQEFSFEPRGFAADEVTNEGNGKWRVRFPVIEFQGKEKVFVKVRS; from the coding sequence ATGCGTTCGATTTTCGCAGCGCTTGGGGCAAACGTAACTTGGGAAGCATCGACGAAGTTGATCTTCATCGTGAAGGGACGCACGACGATCTCGCTGCAGCTCGGTTCCAAGAAAGCTGTGCAGAACGGGAAGACCATAACGATTGCGCAGGCGCCTCAGCAGATCAATGGTGCAACGATGGTCCCGCTTCGTTTCGTAGCGGAAGCGCTAGGGGCTGACGTCCAGCTGACAGCGAACCATACGATTCGAATTACTTCGAGCGAAGCGATTGCCAAGAAAGCTCAAGAAGCGGCTGAGCAGAAGGAACAGGAGAAAGCGCCAGTCGTCCTGTCAACGAAGGCGATCGTCACGAAAAATGACACTAAAGTCGTCATGATTATGACGGATGTGGCACAAGGCAGCGGCGTAGTTATCGGCGAGAACGAGATTCTGACGAATTACCACGTTATGCAAGGTGCGACGAAAGGCAGCATTACAACGCTGAATGGCAAAGATTTTGAAATTAAAGGCGTTGTCGGCTATGACAAAACTTCCGATCTAGCCGTTATTCAAACCAAGACGCCGCTTGGCATTGCCCCGGTGGAGATCGGCTTCTCCGCTTATAAAGGCGATCATGTCGTCACAATCGGCAGCCCGCTAGGCTTTCAGAATACAGTGTCAGACGGTGTTATAAGCAACATTGTTACCGACAGCGCACAGCTCTACCAAATCAGTGCGCCGATTGACCATGGCAGCTCGGGCGGCGGCTTGTTCAACGATTATGGACAGCTGATCGGCATTACATCGTCTGGTATTGAGTCTACGCAAGCGAATTTGAATTTTGCGATCTCATCGCTGAACATTCAAATGCTGTTGTACGACCTCGAGGACAGCCCGCCGACGAAGATCGAGTTCCTGCCACAGGAGCTGCCGACTTCGCTCGCTGGTGCTTCGAACGACAAGATTCGCGAGCTGATGGAGGATCAATTCTCTGCTATTCAAACAACGCAAGGCACGACAGAGCTGAAGCAGTTCGACGTGAAGCGCGATTCGGAAGGCTGGCTCGTAATCAATGCGGTTATTGAACCTAGCTTCTATATGGTATATGGCGGCGAAGCGAATCAGGATTTCCGCCTCTGGGCAATCAATACTGGTTTTGAGCTTCGCCGGATGCTGCCAGATGATAAGATCCAGCTGACCGTTTACTATGACCAAGAGTTCAGCTTCGAGCCGCGCGGTTTTGCTGCGGATGAAGTTACGAATGAAGGAAATGGCAAGTGGCGGGTTCGTTTCCCGGTCATTGAGTTCCAAGGAAAAGAGAAAGTGTTCGTGAAAGTACGCTCGTAG
- a CDS encoding AraC family transcriptional regulator, producing MPAQEPPYPHPHPHTDIVLGTIDDLQPTVNFASHAEVPATERWGPRIIPDYQLFCLLSGEAEVVIGQENYTLKAGDSALYGPHCPHKITIKSDAVFIGIHFAYIQESLAPVHPAYSIEACSEEWLQSSERRSYKLKLQNDELLELPPFFTLPGLEPILMRIVNEYLNEQPGYKVVLRALMTELLAAIVRNQLTKRPRSLEQSKIDPALQAINKQPEKNWSVNELAALCGYHVIYFSSLFRKCTGESPKQYLISERIRKAKYYLLSGEKMEVIAERLGYASVHYFSRNFKEETGLTPTEFKQQ from the coding sequence ATGCCCGCCCAAGAGCCGCCGTATCCACATCCCCATCCACATACAGATATTGTCCTAGGCACGATTGACGATTTGCAGCCGACGGTGAATTTTGCGAGCCATGCGGAAGTGCCTGCCACAGAGCGATGGGGGCCGCGCATCATTCCGGACTACCAGCTGTTCTGCTTGTTATCTGGCGAAGCCGAAGTGGTTATCGGTCAGGAGAACTACACGCTTAAAGCAGGAGACAGCGCGCTCTATGGACCTCATTGCCCGCACAAAATCACCATTAAGAGCGACGCTGTCTTCATTGGTATTCATTTTGCATACATTCAGGAGTCGCTTGCGCCAGTCCATCCTGCCTATTCAATAGAAGCTTGCAGCGAAGAATGGCTTCAATCGAGCGAGCGCCGCAGTTATAAGCTTAAACTTCAAAACGACGAGCTGCTGGAGCTGCCGCCTTTCTTCACGCTGCCAGGTCTTGAGCCGATTCTCATGCGTATCGTCAACGAATATTTGAACGAACAGCCCGGGTACAAGGTTGTCCTTCGCGCGCTCATGACGGAGCTGCTCGCCGCCATTGTCCGCAATCAGCTTACAAAACGCCCAAGGTCGCTGGAACAGAGCAAGATTGATCCCGCCTTGCAGGCGATTAATAAGCAGCCGGAGAAGAATTGGTCCGTGAATGAGCTAGCAGCTCTATGCGGCTATCATGTAATCTACTTTTCATCGCTTTTTCGCAAATGCACCGGAGAAAGTCCGAAGCAATATCTCATCTCCGAACGTATCCGCAAAGCCAAATATTACTTGCTGAGCGGAGAGAAGATGGAAGTGATCGCAGAGCGCCTCGGCTATGCGAGCGTTCATTATTTCTCTCGTAATTTCAAAGAGGAAACAGGGCTGACGCCGACTGAATTTAAGCAGCAGTAG
- a CDS encoding helix-turn-helix transcriptional regulator, with protein sequence MSKADNMLAILWLLKTNKRMTAKQLAEALEMHIRTVYRYIDALCASGVPVVADAGHNGGYSLLEHFKESPLFFDPGEQKALVQAALFAEEAGYPYTDVLKRAITKLKRYTNEEQRSELDRHLAGFEVMNAAAHTSIGIEHLLQQLEQAVASCTTQLIAYQKGFGLDVEQRRINPYGLIHWKGKWYMIAFCHLREDIRSFRVDRIQTITGSEDRYERPAGFSARDYLRQNMKPWLTSDEPQVRVVIKGHPRALEALTEHWLFNDSLIERTSDEAHFMMDEKSLLTYIPHHLLGYGMRIQVLEPAFLREHLIELTTKLLAYYQDPTNFDK encoded by the coding sequence ATGTCCAAAGCAGATAACATGCTGGCCATTCTATGGCTGCTCAAAACGAACAAACGAATGACCGCCAAGCAGCTGGCTGAAGCGCTGGAAATGCACATCCGCACCGTATACCGCTACATAGATGCGCTATGCGCGAGCGGCGTACCGGTAGTCGCCGATGCGGGGCATAACGGCGGCTACAGCTTGCTTGAGCACTTCAAGGAATCCCCGCTATTCTTCGATCCGGGCGAACAGAAGGCGCTTGTGCAGGCTGCGCTTTTCGCGGAGGAAGCGGGGTATCCCTACACAGATGTACTGAAGCGGGCCATTACGAAGCTGAAGCGCTACACGAACGAAGAGCAGCGCAGCGAGCTCGACCGGCATCTAGCCGGTTTTGAGGTTATGAACGCTGCAGCACACACAAGCATCGGCATCGAACACCTATTGCAGCAGCTGGAGCAAGCCGTCGCGAGCTGCACTACGCAGCTCATCGCCTATCAGAAAGGCTTTGGTCTCGACGTGGAGCAGCGCCGCATCAATCCATACGGTCTCATCCATTGGAAGGGAAAATGGTACATGATCGCCTTCTGCCACCTTCGCGAGGACATCCGCAGCTTTCGAGTTGACCGTATTCAGACAATTACAGGGTCGGAAGATCGCTACGAGCGCCCAGCCGGCTTCTCTGCCCGAGATTATCTCAGGCAGAATATGAAGCCATGGCTAACAAGCGATGAGCCTCAAGTTCGTGTTGTCATCAAAGGCCATCCACGCGCATTGGAAGCTCTGACTGAGCATTGGCTATTCAACGATTCATTGATTGAGCGTACAAGCGATGAGGCACATTTTATGATGGATGAGAAATCGCTGCTAACTTACATCCCCCACCATCTGCTAGGCTATGGCATGCGCATTCAAGTGCTGGAGCCGGCATTCCTCCGAGAGCATCTGATCGAGCTAACGACAAAACTACTCGCTTATTATCAAGATCCGACAAATTTCGATAAGTGA
- a CDS encoding B12-binding domain-containing radical SAM protein — protein sequence MKVVLSTLNAKFIHTSLALRCLKAYSEKDFDIDIAEYTIKDPAMNIVADLYARNADVIGFSCYIWNIEETITVIDMIRKIKPDIKIVLGGPEVSYDTTGWLERLPQVDYIVVGEGEETFHHLLTELSSTCKFHLVFGLAYRKEHQDGRVEIIVNPPRPKLDLATLPSPHRFAEDVPSLASRVVYFETSRGCPFSCQFCLSSIEVGVRYFDMERTKSDILYLIDAGAKLIKFVDRTFNIKRDYALEIFQFLIENHRGCVFQFEITADIMRPEVLDYLAEHAPPGIFRFEIGVQSTNDLTNEAVQRRQNFAKLTRTVMKVKESGKIDQHLDLIAGLPHEDYNSFRKTFNDVFELRPEELQLGFLKMLRGTGMRLDAEKHGYIYMDRAPYEILGNDIMPFSDIVRIKRVEDVLEKYWNAHRMDHALLYLVERVFPSAFDFFQQFGDFWEGRGWQKIGHQLEDLFSRLWSFLSEKHSKQATEDGEVWSLDVVLGLMKLDYFLQHNYKPRKVWWDFTMDKQVLGSWMKRLAERPQDVSEQFAALGLGDKELQKHAVVEQLPFDLKKYLAEGVVSTEEETLLIVIYSGGGKSDVREAQFYTLPLIPARQA from the coding sequence ATGAAGGTCGTATTGTCGACGCTTAACGCGAAATTTATTCATACCTCGCTTGCTCTGCGCTGCTTGAAAGCGTACAGCGAGAAAGATTTTGATATCGATATTGCTGAATATACCATCAAGGATCCGGCGATGAACATCGTCGCGGATTTGTATGCAAGAAACGCCGATGTGATCGGCTTCTCCTGCTATATCTGGAACATTGAGGAGACAATTACAGTCATCGATATGATCCGCAAAATAAAGCCGGACATCAAGATCGTGCTCGGCGGTCCGGAAGTAAGCTACGATACAACCGGCTGGCTGGAGCGGCTGCCGCAGGTCGATTATATCGTCGTCGGCGAAGGGGAAGAGACGTTCCATCATCTGCTGACCGAGCTGTCCAGCACATGCAAGTTCCATCTTGTCTTCGGGCTTGCGTACCGTAAGGAGCATCAGGACGGACGGGTCGAAATTATTGTGAACCCGCCGCGTCCGAAGCTGGATCTGGCGACATTGCCGTCACCGCACCGATTCGCGGAGGATGTGCCGAGCCTTGCCAGCCGTGTCGTCTACTTCGAGACGAGCCGGGGTTGTCCGTTCAGCTGCCAATTCTGTCTCTCGAGCATTGAGGTGGGCGTCCGTTATTTTGACATGGAGCGGACCAAATCGGATATTCTCTACTTGATTGATGCCGGCGCCAAGCTGATTAAGTTCGTAGACCGGACGTTTAATATTAAGCGTGACTACGCGCTTGAGATCTTCCAGTTCCTCATCGAGAATCATCGCGGTTGCGTATTCCAGTTCGAGATTACGGCGGACATCATGCGCCCGGAAGTGCTGGATTACTTGGCGGAGCATGCGCCTCCGGGCATCTTCCGATTCGAAATCGGCGTACAGTCGACCAACGATCTGACGAACGAAGCCGTGCAGCGCCGCCAGAATTTCGCGAAGCTGACACGCACCGTTATGAAGGTCAAGGAGAGCGGCAAGATCGACCAGCATCTTGATTTGATTGCCGGTCTTCCGCATGAGGATTACAACTCCTTCCGCAAAACATTCAATGACGTGTTCGAGCTTCGCCCTGAAGAGCTGCAGCTGGGCTTCTTGAAAATGCTCCGTGGCACGGGGATGCGTCTGGATGCGGAGAAGCACGGGTACATCTATATGGACCGCGCGCCATACGAGATACTTGGCAACGACATTATGCCGTTCTCGGATATTGTGCGAATCAAGCGCGTTGAGGACGTATTGGAGAAATATTGGAATGCGCACCGCATGGATCATGCGCTGCTCTATCTCGTGGAGCGCGTCTTCCCTTCGGCGTTCGACTTCTTCCAGCAGTTCGGCGATTTCTGGGAAGGACGCGGCTGGCAGAAGATCGGTCATCAGCTGGAGGATCTGTTCTCGCGGCTGTGGTCTTTCCTATCCGAGAAGCACAGCAAGCAAGCAACAGAAGATGGAGAAGTGTGGTCGCTCGACGTCGTGCTCGGCCTGATGAAGCTCGATTACTTCTTGCAGCATAATTACAAGCCGCGCAAGGTGTGGTGGGACTTCACGATGGACAAGCAGGTACTCGGCAGCTGGATGAAGCGTCTCGCAGAGCGTCCGCAGGATGTATCGGAGCAGTTCGCTGCCCTTGGCCTGGGCGATAAGGAGCTGCAGAAGCATGCGGTTGTTGAGCAGCTGCCGTTCGATCTGAAGAAATACCTCGCTGAAGGCGTGGTGTC
- a CDS encoding antibiotic biosynthesis monooxygenase family protein has product MMSQSDSNPSIAKTPEPPYYAVIFTSERTDGDNGYGTMADRMAELAAKQPGFLGVESARDSSGVGITVSYWESLEAIKNWKDNPLHLGAQNKGQTDWYKTYGVRISRVERDFFF; this is encoded by the coding sequence ATGATGAGTCAATCTGATTCGAATCCGAGTATCGCAAAAACACCTGAACCTCCCTACTATGCCGTCATTTTCACCTCTGAACGTACGGATGGCGACAATGGCTACGGCACGATGGCGGACCGCATGGCCGAGCTCGCTGCCAAGCAGCCCGGCTTTCTCGGCGTGGAGAGCGCCCGGGACAGCAGCGGCGTCGGTATCACCGTCTCTTACTGGGAGTCGCTCGAAGCGATCAAGAACTGGAAAGATAATCCGCTGCATCTCGGCGCTCAGAACAAAGGACAGACAGATTGGTACAAAACCTATGGCGTCCGGATTAGCCGCGTAGAACGGGACTTTTTTTTCTAA
- a CDS encoding IMP dehydrogenase → MAHYYMEPSRTFSEFLLVPNLTTKACNPSNVTLKTPIVKFKKGEQPAYSLNIPFSSAVMQAVSDDRMAVALARSGGISFIFGSQSVEGQAAMVRKAKSYKAGFVVSRSNLTPGHTLKDVLELKERTGHSTVAITSDGSANGKLLGIVTGRDYRISRDSLSKQVSDFMTPFEKLIYGKSGITLSEANDLIWDHKLNCLPVVDAENNLDYLVFRKDYDEHKENPSELLDANKSYVVGAGINTKDYEERVPALVAAGADVLVIDSSDGYSEWQQSTIQFVKSNFDVKIGAGNVVDREGFLYLVEAGADFIKVGIGGGSICITREQKGIGRGQASALIEVAAARDEYFEQTGIYVPICSDGGIVHDYHITLALAMGADFVMMGRYFARFDESPTRKLKVGNNFVKEFWGEGSNRARNWERYDTGGKAGLMFEEGVDSYVPYAGSLHENLSKTIHKIKSTMCNCGSLTIAELQKNARITLVSATSIVEGGAHDVILKENSITGE, encoded by the coding sequence TTGGCACACTATTACATGGAACCATCCCGCACCTTTAGTGAATTTCTGCTGGTGCCGAATTTAACGACGAAGGCATGCAACCCTTCTAACGTCACGCTTAAAACCCCGATTGTCAAATTCAAGAAGGGCGAGCAACCGGCATATTCGCTTAATATCCCGTTCTCGTCGGCTGTCATGCAGGCCGTTTCTGATGATCGGATGGCGGTTGCGCTCGCGCGCAGCGGCGGTATCTCGTTCATCTTCGGTTCCCAGAGTGTAGAGGGCCAAGCTGCAATGGTACGCAAAGCGAAGAGCTACAAGGCAGGCTTTGTCGTAAGCCGCTCGAATTTGACACCAGGCCATACGCTGAAGGACGTGCTGGAGCTTAAGGAACGGACCGGTCACTCGACTGTTGCCATTACTAGCGACGGCTCGGCGAACGGCAAGCTGCTCGGTATCGTCACAGGCCGTGACTACCGAATCAGCCGGGACTCGCTCTCGAAGCAGGTAAGTGATTTCATGACTCCGTTCGAGAAGCTCATTTATGGAAAGTCCGGCATTACGCTGTCGGAAGCGAATGACCTCATCTGGGATCATAAGCTAAACTGTCTGCCTGTTGTGGATGCTGAGAATAACCTCGATTATCTCGTATTCCGCAAAGACTATGATGAGCACAAAGAGAATCCGTCCGAGCTGCTCGATGCCAATAAAAGCTATGTCGTTGGCGCGGGTATTAACACGAAGGACTATGAAGAGCGCGTACCGGCGCTTGTGGCTGCAGGTGCAGACGTGCTTGTCATTGATTCTTCCGACGGCTATTCGGAATGGCAGCAGAGTACGATTCAATTCGTGAAATCGAACTTCGATGTGAAGATCGGTGCAGGTAATGTTGTTGACCGTGAAGGCTTCCTCTATCTGGTCGAGGCTGGCGCAGACTTCATCAAAGTCGGCATCGGCGGCGGCTCGATCTGTATTACACGCGAGCAGAAGGGTATCGGACGTGGACAAGCATCGGCGCTTATCGAAGTTGCGGCTGCGCGTGACGAATACTTCGAACAGACTGGCATTTACGTTCCGATCTGTTCGGATGGCGGTATCGTTCACGATTACCATATCACGCTTGCACTGGCTATGGGCGCGGACTTCGTCATGATGGGCAGATATTTCGCCCGATTCGACGAGAGCCCGACGCGTAAGCTTAAGGTGGGCAACAATTTCGTAAAAGAGTTCTGGGGCGAAGGCTCGAACCGTGCGCGAAATTGGGAGCGTTATGACACTGGCGGTAAAGCGGGTCTGATGTTCGAGGAAGGCGTGGACTCCTACGTACCATACGCAGGCAGCCTGCATGAAAACCTCAGCAAGACGATCCATAAGATCAAATCGACGATGTGCAACTGCGGCTCGCTGACGATTGCAGAGCTGCAGAAGAATGCCCGCATCACGCTTGTCTCGGCGACAAGTATCGTTGAAGGCGGCGCACATGACGTTATTTTGAAAGAAAACAGCATTACTGGCGAGTAA
- a CDS encoding DUF2087 domain-containing protein: MQLDKIVNYHKALADPTRVRILILLSEGELTGQTLAEKLCLSPATITHHAAKLRAVSLIHERRDKNAIFFSLDRYFLKQYESSLQSILAQPSEKKQAETKELETMEEKNERLKQSVLRNFITADGKLKHIPAQLKKKRIVLEHLAEQLEEGRKYTEKELNAFIQQYHADFATIRREFIMHAYLYREQEVYERNPLEMWERWETLS; encoded by the coding sequence ATGCAGCTCGACAAAATCGTCAATTACCACAAAGCACTGGCTGATCCCACCCGAGTTCGGATTTTAATTCTGCTGTCGGAGGGCGAGCTGACCGGGCAAACATTGGCAGAGAAGCTGTGCCTCTCTCCCGCTACGATTACCCATCACGCCGCCAAGCTGCGTGCTGTCAGTTTAATTCATGAACGGCGTGACAAGAATGCGATCTTTTTCTCACTGGACCGCTATTTCTTGAAGCAATACGAGAGCTCGCTCCAGTCTATTCTGGCGCAGCCAAGTGAGAAGAAACAAGCAGAAACAAAGGAGCTTGAAACGATGGAAGAGAAGAACGAGCGGCTGAAGCAGTCCGTTCTGCGCAATTTTATAACCGCAGACGGTAAGCTGAAGCATATTCCTGCGCAGTTGAAGAAGAAAAGAATCGTCCTGGAGCATCTTGCGGAGCAGCTGGAAGAAGGCCGAAAATATACGGAGAAGGAATTAAATGCATTCATTCAGCAGTATCATGCCGACTTCGCGACGATTCGCCGGGAATTCATCATGCACGCGTATTTGTATCGTGAACAAGAGGTCTATGAACGGAACCCGCTGGAAATGTGGGAACGCTGGGAAACATTATCTTAA
- a CDS encoding RluA family pseudouridine synthase: MDKKHSARPPKQQQSSRAGSTSRREPAAQEQQRQDRGRTQGQTQRTAAEAPRQYGKSAAAAPNNRRPAAAQPQSSARPARRPAPSPRPASPAPSKNYVAQEQMELLAFLLQEVKGEGRNAIKAMLSRGQIAVNGTPQKMYNYMLQPGQTVTVSKERIIETPPLIGLTILYEDADVIVVIKEAGLLSIATDQEPELTAYRQLTAHVRASNPSGRIFVVHRLDRDTSGVMMFAKSEHVQQQLQTTWQDTVKERTYIALVEGKVRKQEDTISSYLKESKTLKMYSTSNQPDAQHAVTHYKVLQQNSHFSLLEVSLETGRKNQIRVHMEDIGHPIVGDKKYSSRSKALNRLGLHARLLAFIHPTTGKLVRFESDIPRAFFLPFKEGFTRK, translated from the coding sequence ATGGATAAGAAACATTCGGCACGACCGCCGAAACAGCAGCAATCCTCGCGGGCAGGAAGCACTTCTCGGCGGGAACCTGCAGCGCAGGAGCAGCAGCGGCAAGACCGCGGACGCACGCAAGGGCAAACACAGCGCACAGCCGCAGAAGCGCCTCGCCAATACGGCAAATCCGCAGCCGCCGCACCTAACAACCGGCGACCTGCTGCAGCTCAGCCGCAAAGCAGCGCTAGGCCAGCTCGGCGACCCGCTCCAAGCCCTCGCCCGGCATCACCGGCACCGAGCAAGAACTATGTAGCGCAGGAGCAAATGGAGCTGCTCGCCTTCTTGCTGCAAGAAGTGAAGGGTGAAGGCCGCAACGCCATCAAAGCAATGCTCAGTCGAGGGCAGATCGCCGTTAACGGCACACCGCAGAAAATGTACAACTATATGCTCCAGCCTGGGCAAACCGTGACCGTCTCGAAGGAACGCATCATTGAGACACCTCCACTCATCGGCCTTACGATCCTCTATGAGGATGCAGATGTCATCGTCGTAATTAAGGAAGCAGGCCTCTTGTCCATCGCTACCGATCAAGAGCCCGAGCTCACCGCCTACCGGCAATTGACGGCTCATGTTCGTGCAAGCAATCCGAGCGGACGCATCTTCGTCGTTCACCGTCTGGACCGTGATACTTCGGGCGTCATGATGTTTGCCAAGAGCGAACACGTCCAGCAGCAGCTTCAGACGACTTGGCAGGATACCGTCAAGGAACGCACCTACATCGCGCTCGTCGAGGGTAAAGTAAGGAAGCAGGAAGACACAATCTCCTCCTACCTCAAAGAAAGCAAGACGCTGAAGATGTACTCCACCTCGAATCAGCCAGACGCCCAGCATGCCGTCACGCATTATAAGGTTTTGCAGCAAAACAGCCATTTCTCGCTGCTAGAAGTTTCACTCGAAACCGGGCGAAAGAATCAAATCCGCGTCCATATGGAAGACATCGGGCATCCGATTGTCGGCGACAAGAAGTACAGCTCCAGATCCAAAGCGCTGAATCGCCTTGGTCTGCATGCTCGCCTGCTTGCATTCATCCATCCGACAACCGGCAAGCTCGTTCGCTTCGAGTCTGACATTCCGCGAGCGTTCTTCCTGCCCTTCAAAGAAGGCTTTACCCGAAAATAA
- a CDS encoding phytanoyl-CoA dioxygenase family protein, producing MLSQAQIAEFEKNGFLKGDVVLSDAEVEELREELDKVMNGETVKKPVLNHNMLGSDSPYDNMKMVASAKVVQIVNIWLASDRFLQHAGHPTICEEVAQLCHSNSLRIWHDQIQYKPPITGGPTAWHQDHPLWPIIQPADLVSAWVALDDAVIENGCMWMVPGSHKWGNHQRYLSSTKDFKPFHKQPEMLPNNANVEAVPFEIKKGQVGYHHCLTWHGSPHNRSEMKRRAIAVHYMPGHTRYEPIGEHVMLSYVNVKPGELLVGDHFPEVYRKQGVQV from the coding sequence ATGCTAAGTCAAGCACAAATCGCAGAGTTTGAGAAGAACGGTTTTCTAAAAGGTGACGTCGTCCTGAGTGACGCCGAGGTTGAGGAGCTTCGCGAGGAGCTCGATAAAGTCATGAACGGCGAAACGGTGAAGAAGCCTGTGCTGAATCATAATATGCTGGGCTCCGACTCCCCTTACGACAATATGAAAATGGTCGCAAGCGCGAAGGTCGTCCAAATCGTTAATATTTGGCTCGCCAGCGACCGCTTCCTGCAGCATGCCGGACATCCGACGATTTGCGAAGAAGTGGCTCAGCTGTGCCATTCCAACTCGCTGCGCATCTGGCATGATCAAATCCAATATAAACCGCCGATTACGGGCGGACCTACAGCATGGCACCAAGATCACCCGCTGTGGCCAATTATCCAGCCAGCCGATCTCGTCAGCGCATGGGTCGCGCTTGACGACGCCGTCATCGAGAACGGCTGCATGTGGATGGTGCCTGGCAGCCATAAGTGGGGCAACCACCAGCGCTACCTGTCCAGCACGAAGGATTTCAAGCCGTTCCACAAGCAGCCGGAAATGCTGCCGAACAACGCGAACGTGGAAGCCGTGCCGTTCGAGATCAAGAAAGGCCAAGTGGGCTACCACCACTGCCTGACTTGGCACGGCAGCCCGCACAACCGCTCCGAGATGAAACGCCGCGCCATCGCCGTGCACTACATGCCGGGCCACACTCGTTACGAGCCGATCGGCGAGCACGTCATGCTCTCTTACGTAAACGTCAAGCCGGGCGAGCTGCTCGTTGGCGATCATTTTCCAGAGGTGTACCGGAAGCAAGGGGTACAGGTGTAA